The Methanobacterium lacus genome includes a region encoding these proteins:
- a CDS encoding FprA family A-type flavoprotein — MKANAIKITEGVYWVGVLDWDLRDYHGYTLDGTTYNAYLVFGEKVALIDNTYPGTSAQLWARMEDAFKKENREFKLDLIIQNHVEKDHSGALAEICRKFPGIPVYCTAAAVKGLKMHYSSLEDVNFNVVKTGDSLDIGGKEFAFLEAQMLHWPDSMFSLLLEDGILFSNDAFGQHLCFKDRYDTDISENVLMHAAAKFYANLLTPLSGLVLNKFKQVNSLDLLGKIQMIAPSHGQIWTDPMKIIDAYTGWATGKCSNKITLVYDTMHGSTQLMSQAFAEGIMSEDVDVAMHFLHSDERSNIVTNILDSKAVVFGVPTMFNQVYPSIGDLIFYLKGLNFARTGLKRKAITFGSMGWSGEAPKILAQELENCGFEVVNQMKVNYKPSEDELEKCYEMGVDLAKLVKSQ, encoded by the coding sequence ATGAAGGCAAATGCAATAAAAATTACTGAAGGAGTTTATTGGGTAGGAGTCCTTGATTGGGACTTGCGGGATTATCATGGTTACACATTAGATGGAACTACTTACAACGCTTACCTGGTATTTGGTGAGAAAGTTGCACTCATCGACAACACCTATCCTGGAACCTCTGCCCAGCTTTGGGCTAGGATGGAAGATGCCTTTAAAAAGGAAAACAGGGAATTTAAACTGGATCTAATTATTCAGAACCATGTTGAAAAGGATCACAGTGGTGCTCTCGCCGAAATCTGCAGAAAGTTCCCAGGAATACCAGTTTACTGTACAGCTGCAGCTGTTAAAGGTCTTAAAATGCATTACTCTTCCCTTGAGGATGTTAATTTCAACGTTGTTAAGACTGGGGACAGTTTGGATATAGGCGGTAAGGAATTCGCATTTTTAGAGGCACAAATGCTCCATTGGCCGGACAGTATGTTCAGTTTGCTATTGGAAGATGGGATACTATTTTCAAACGATGCTTTTGGTCAGCACCTCTGTTTCAAGGATCGATACGATACCGACATATCTGAAAATGTGCTTATGCATGCTGCAGCCAAGTTTTATGCCAACTTACTAACCCCATTATCCGGATTGGTGTTGAATAAATTCAAACAAGTAAATAGCTTGGATTTACTTGGCAAAATTCAGATGATTGCTCCATCACATGGTCAGATCTGGACAGATCCCATGAAGATAATTGATGCCTACACAGGATGGGCCACTGGAAAATGTTCCAACAAGATCACACTGGTGTACGACACCATGCATGGATCCACCCAGCTCATGTCCCAGGCATTTGCAGAGGGGATAATGAGTGAAGATGTTGATGTTGCCATGCACTTCCTACATTCAGATGAGAGAAGTAACATAGTTACAAACATTCTAGACAGTAAAGCAGTTGTTTTTGGTGTGCCCACCATGTTCAACCAAGTTTATCCTAGTATTGGAGACCTAATATTCTACTTGAAGGGCCTGAACTTCGCAAGAACTGGATTAAAAAGAAAGGCAATCACCTTCGGATCCATGGGATGGAGTGGAGAAGCACCTAAAATACTGGCACAGGAACTTGAAAACTGTGGATTTGAAGTTGTAAACCAGATGAAGGTCAACTACAAACCATCAGAAGATGAACTTGAAAAATGCTACGAAATGGGAGTGGATCTAGCAAAACTAGTCAAATCCCAATAA
- a CDS encoding DNA-3-methyladenine glycosylase family protein, giving the protein MKLQTNEGKLYPEDPFDFKQSLNFIDKFFPSSHDYVILENQLKTAVQLKNTVGFKIESTGTVEDPVLHYQLFSEQLDKNTVDKVIDRMTFFLSLDDDLKPFYKLARSDDVFKEILDDLHGLHQVKFLTPFEAVGWAILSQRISMNVSRKMKEKLTAYVGNNIEFEGHTFQAFPSPDQVKNMDLDELISIIKNKRKSEYLLNAAEAFSSVDEKFLRTGPLEDVKNWLMDIKGVGEWSAHLELIRGLGRMEDYTQDRMLRGCVEKHYGSTASNELDEIIKKYKEFPGYWEYYLRSGC; this is encoded by the coding sequence ATGAAGCTTCAAACAAATGAAGGTAAACTTTATCCTGAAGATCCCTTTGATTTTAAACAGTCACTTAATTTTATTGATAAATTTTTTCCATCGAGTCACGACTACGTGATACTTGAAAATCAACTTAAAACTGCAGTACAACTTAAAAATACCGTTGGATTCAAGATAGAATCAACAGGCACTGTGGAAGATCCTGTTTTACACTACCAACTTTTCTCAGAACAGCTTGATAAAAACACCGTGGACAAAGTAATTGATAGAATGACCTTTTTTTTAAGTTTAGATGATGATCTTAAACCTTTTTATAAATTAGCAAGATCTGATGACGTTTTTAAAGAAATATTAGATGATCTCCATGGACTGCATCAAGTTAAATTTTTAACACCATTTGAAGCTGTAGGATGGGCAATTTTAAGCCAACGGATTTCAATGAATGTTTCCAGAAAAATGAAGGAAAAATTAACCGCATATGTTGGAAACAACATTGAATTTGAGGGCCATACTTTCCAAGCATTTCCCTCTCCAGACCAGGTAAAAAATATGGACCTGGATGAGTTGATATCCATTATCAAAAACAAAAGAAAATCAGAGTACCTATTAAATGCTGCAGAAGCTTTCAGTTCGGTAGATGAGAAATTTCTAAGAACTGGTCCATTGGAAGATGTTAAAAACTGGTTAATGGATATTAAAGGTGTAGGCGAATGGTCAGCGCATCTTGAATTAATAAGGGGTCTTGGAAGAATGGAAGATTACACCCAAGACAGGATGCTCCGAGGCTGTGTTGAAAAACATTATGGATCAACAGCATCAAATGAACTGGATGAAATTATAAAAAAATATAAGGAATTTCCAGGCTACTGGGAGTACTACTTGAGATCAGGCTGCTAA
- a CDS encoding 4Fe-4S binding protein, with amino-acid sequence MKSKPINERIIDKIKELGIPIFGFAPVDRWVKPPLDSPNKFRDWIPEEFWPQSIFPGTQTVIVIGLPVELPIVETAPSIHYHEHYSTVNHVLDAKAYEISCFLNSMGHPSVSIPRDGYGSIEVLLEKPLAFFSHKYAAYIAGLGTLGENNVLLTREYGPRVRFTSIFCSLEVEGDPILTEDLCIHCKSCVHHCPVDAIESMDDDCMKIMDKLKCATRSKKLRSEFRSPCGICIKVCPIGEDREHYKRTDTSIYDQSNHKYHSGWEHVRSYGSLKKD; translated from the coding sequence ATGAAATCCAAACCAATTAATGAGAGAATCATCGATAAGATCAAAGAATTAGGAATTCCAATATTTGGTTTTGCACCTGTAGATCGTTGGGTTAAACCTCCACTGGATTCTCCAAACAAATTTAGAGACTGGATACCCGAAGAATTCTGGCCACAATCCATATTTCCGGGAACACAGACTGTGATAGTGATTGGATTGCCTGTTGAACTTCCAATTGTTGAAACCGCACCATCAATTCATTATCATGAACATTACAGTACTGTAAACCACGTTCTTGATGCTAAGGCCTATGAAATTTCGTGTTTCCTAAATTCCATGGGCCATCCATCTGTGAGCATTCCAAGGGATGGTTATGGTAGCATCGAAGTGTTGCTAGAAAAACCTCTAGCTTTCTTTTCCCATAAATATGCGGCGTATATTGCAGGTCTTGGCACTTTAGGAGAAAATAATGTTCTTTTAACACGTGAATATGGTCCTCGGGTGAGGTTCACATCCATATTCTGTTCCCTTGAAGTTGAGGGAGATCCCATCCTAACTGAAGATCTGTGTATTCACTGTAAAAGTTGTGTTCATCATTGTCCTGTTGATGCAATAGAATCCATGGACGATGACTGCATGAAAATCATGGATAAACTAAAATGTGCAACTAGAAGCAAAAAACTTCGAAGTGAATTTAGATCTCCCTGCGGAATCTGTATAAAAGTTTGTCCAATTGGAGAAGATAGAGAACATTATAAGAGGACAGATACATCGATATACGATCAATCGAACCATAAATACCATTCTGGTTGGGAACATGTGCGAAGCTACGGTAGCCTCAAAAAGGATTGA
- a CDS encoding amino acid permease, whose translation MSGLKRSLGLYDVISLVIGTIVGADIYIAASFGAGLLGPFSVVAWVIAGLMAVIIALCFAECSSRVPQVGGPYAYAKRAFGEFTGFLVGWALLIASWSAIAVFPLAFVAYLAFFIPNMSPELVIVIKILFVLFLTVVNYFGVREAGKLNDVLTILKIAPIIILTIAGIIFFVLKPSLLVSNFTPFIPLGLNGLGSAIVLIFWAYVGFELVTVPSDEIVNPQRTIPMAIAIGMAVITVFYVLTNFVILGLVPWAALASSTAPLALAGYAILGAIGAGFLTLGALLSISGSDEAGILSAARIPYAMAADGYLPRALAKVHPKYETPYVALIIQSTVTLIAAIFGTISQLIVLSVFTLLFCYLLTCLSVFPLRKKFKEGIKLPWIVPVLGVIISIYIMTQCELNQILIGTALILVGIPVYVLFAPKTEITTVKRDLKEGEDYVSRTLEADEIFLAKFLNQVKELVTRIKDRWG comes from the coding sequence ATGTCAGGATTGAAAAGATCTTTAGGCCTCTATGATGTAATCAGTTTGGTGATAGGCACCATAGTTGGAGCAGACATTTACATTGCTGCATCATTTGGTGCAGGACTGTTAGGGCCATTTTCTGTTGTAGCATGGGTAATTGCAGGTTTAATGGCAGTAATAATCGCCTTGTGTTTTGCTGAATGCTCATCAAGAGTACCGCAGGTGGGCGGTCCCTATGCCTATGCTAAACGGGCCTTTGGAGAATTCACAGGATTTTTAGTTGGATGGGCTCTTTTAATTGCTTCATGGAGTGCAATTGCCGTGTTTCCACTGGCTTTTGTTGCTTACTTAGCATTTTTCATACCGAACATGTCTCCAGAACTAGTAATTGTCATTAAAATATTGTTTGTACTGTTTTTAACAGTGGTCAACTACTTCGGTGTGCGCGAAGCAGGAAAACTCAACGATGTTCTAACCATTCTCAAGATAGCACCAATTATCATCTTAACAATTGCAGGAATAATCTTCTTTGTACTGAAGCCATCCCTACTTGTTTCCAACTTCACACCTTTCATCCCACTAGGATTAAACGGACTGGGAAGTGCTATTGTTCTAATATTCTGGGCTTATGTCGGCTTTGAACTGGTCACAGTCCCTTCTGACGAAATTGTCAATCCACAGAGAACCATTCCCATGGCAATTGCAATTGGTATGGCTGTAATAACTGTTTTCTATGTTTTAACCAATTTTGTAATATTGGGCCTGGTTCCTTGGGCTGCATTAGCTTCCTCAACAGCACCATTGGCTCTCGCAGGATACGCCATACTCGGAGCAATTGGTGCAGGATTTTTAACATTGGGTGCGCTGCTGTCAATTTCAGGATCAGATGAGGCTGGAATACTTTCTGCAGCAAGAATTCCATATGCCATGGCAGCAGATGGTTACCTTCCAAGGGCTCTGGCAAAGGTGCATCCTAAATATGAAACTCCCTACGTTGCACTCATAATCCAAAGTACCGTGACACTAATTGCAGCCATATTTGGAACCATAAGTCAACTTATTGTTCTTTCGGTTTTCACACTCCTCTTCTGTTATCTACTGACATGTCTTTCAGTTTTTCCACTCAGAAAAAAGTTCAAGGAAGGAATCAAGTTACCATGGATAGTACCGGTTTTAGGTGTGATTATCAGTATTTACATCATGACTCAATGCGAACTAAACCAAATATTGATTGGAACGGCTCTGATTTTAGTGGGTATTCCAGTGTACGTGTTGTTCGCACCAAAAACAGAAATTACAACTGTTAAAAGAGATTTAAAAGAGGGCGAGGATTATGTTTCCAGAACATTAGAGGCCGATGAGATATTTCTTGCTAAATTTTTAAATCAGGTCAAGGAACTTGTTACTAGAATCAAAGACAGGTGGGGTTAA
- a CDS encoding aminotransferase-like domain-containing protein produces MNNLYANRMSKIPRSFVREILKVADEPDIISFAGGLPNPDTFPEEEFAESTSYILENSGAEALQYSTTEGYEPLRKLVSERYSKNGLSVDPKNILITNGSQQGLDLVAKVFLNKDDTVLVEKPTYLAALQAFGLFEPNFKSIPLLNDGVDVDVLRSQIEEDSPKLFYSIPNFQNPTGISYSLEKRKIIGKLLNQNETILVEDNPYGEIRFMGENLPPIKTFTDNSILLGSFSKVVAPGIRLGWIVAEDETMHHLVTAKQASDLHSNFFSQMIVHHYLTKYDVEEHLSMIRQMYKDQRDFMVEMIKLHFPDDVKYTQPEGGMFLWVTLPGDMAAMELFERTMEDKVAFVPGEAFYSDDPQKNTLRLNFSNSNNTKIEEGIKKMGNAIRELKSQ; encoded by the coding sequence ATGAATAATTTATATGCTAACAGAATGTCAAAAATACCTAGATCATTTGTCAGGGAAATTTTAAAGGTTGCTGATGAACCTGATATCATATCCTTTGCAGGAGGATTGCCAAATCCAGATACATTTCCCGAGGAGGAATTTGCAGAGTCAACCAGTTATATTTTGGAAAATTCCGGTGCAGAAGCCCTTCAATACAGTACAACAGAAGGTTACGAACCTTTAAGAAAACTTGTGTCAGAGAGGTACTCTAAAAACGGGCTTTCTGTTGATCCTAAAAATATCTTGATAACCAACGGTTCTCAGCAGGGATTGGATCTTGTTGCGAAGGTATTTTTAAATAAGGATGATACTGTGCTGGTTGAAAAACCCACATATCTAGCAGCCCTACAAGCATTTGGTTTGTTTGAGCCAAATTTTAAGTCCATACCACTTTTAAATGATGGTGTGGATGTGGATGTTCTTCGATCCCAGATTGAAGAAGACAGTCCAAAGTTGTTTTATTCCATTCCAAACTTTCAAAATCCTACAGGAATAAGTTACTCCCTTGAAAAACGAAAGATTATTGGTAAACTTTTAAATCAAAATGAAACCATACTTGTGGAAGATAATCCCTATGGAGAAATTAGATTTATGGGGGAAAATTTGCCTCCAATTAAAACATTTACAGATAACTCCATACTCCTGGGATCATTTTCAAAGGTTGTTGCTCCAGGTATCAGACTGGGCTGGATAGTGGCTGAAGATGAAACAATGCATCATCTGGTGACTGCTAAGCAAGCATCAGACCTTCACAGTAACTTCTTCTCACAGATGATTGTTCACCACTACCTAACCAAGTACGATGTTGAAGAGCATCTATCCATGATCAGGCAGATGTACAAGGATCAGAGGGATTTCATGGTGGAGATGATAAAACTCCACTTTCCAGACGATGTGAAGTACACCCAACCCGAAGGTGGAATGTTTCTATGGGTCACCCTTCCAGGAGATATGGCTGCAATGGAACTTTTTGAAAGGACCATGGAAGATAAAGTGGCGTTTGTACCAGGAGAAGCTTTTTATTCTGATGATCCTCAAAAAAATACTCTTAGGTTGAATTTTTCCAATTCCAACAACACTAAAATTGAAGAGGGTATAAAGAAAATGGGAAATGCAATTAGGGAGTTAAAAAGCCAATAA
- a CDS encoding inorganic phosphate transporter, with amino-acid sequence MDWLLIIGVITAMYMAFNIAANDIGNSMGTVVGSGALTMRKALIVGALFEFLGAMFLGSSVIKTVGSGIVPLEFMTGLGAFIITMSAGIWITITLIKKIPISGSDAIVSSVLGYGLVYAGVNHLNWGTIGFIMASWVISPLIGLASGFLVYYLLKLGILNRIKSNIGAKDRAEKVFSYLQIGSSSFAALGVGAIDIAAATAVLYVTVGATIGFSIKFLGAIALVFGILIAGNRITDTIGRRITELVPTRGFSAQISAGSITLLFASIGMPISPTQTLVGSVIGVGMARGTSTVKLDVIKHIATTWVITIPACIAISATLYFVINAIF; translated from the coding sequence ATGGATTGGTTATTGATAATAGGCGTTATTACCGCCATGTACATGGCTTTTAACATTGCAGCCAACGATATTGGAAATTCCATGGGTACCGTTGTTGGAAGCGGAGCCCTTACAATGCGTAAAGCACTCATAGTTGGAGCTTTGTTCGAATTTTTAGGTGCTATGTTTCTGGGTAGTAGTGTAATTAAGACCGTGGGAAGTGGGATTGTACCCCTAGAATTTATGACTGGTTTAGGTGCGTTTATAATAACCATGTCTGCAGGAATATGGATAACAATTACCCTAATTAAAAAAATACCAATTTCTGGTTCTGATGCCATCGTGAGTTCTGTGCTTGGTTATGGTTTGGTTTATGCAGGTGTGAATCATCTTAACTGGGGTACAATTGGCTTTATTATGGCAAGCTGGGTAATTTCACCGTTGATTGGTCTGGCATCGGGATTTTTAGTCTACTACCTTCTAAAACTGGGAATTTTAAACAGGATAAAAAGCAATATCGGAGCTAAAGATCGTGCTGAAAAAGTATTTTCATATCTTCAAATTGGAAGTTCTTCCTTTGCTGCATTGGGGGTTGGAGCCATAGATATTGCGGCTGCAACAGCTGTGCTCTATGTTACTGTTGGTGCCACAATTGGATTTTCAATTAAATTTTTAGGAGCCATAGCTTTGGTGTTTGGTATTCTTATAGCAGGAAACAGAATTACAGACACCATAGGAAGAAGGATTACTGAGTTGGTTCCAACTCGTGGTTTTTCAGCACAAATTTCAGCAGGCAGTATTACACTACTCTTTGCATCCATTGGGATGCCCATCTCTCCTACTCAAACCCTTGTGGGTTCAGTGATAGGTGTGGGTATGGCAAGGGGAACTTCAACAGTTAAACTCGATGTCATCAAACATATCGCCACCACATGGGTGATAACCATACCTGCTTGTATAGCAATATCTGCAACATTGTACTTCGTAATCAATGCTATTTTCTAA
- a CDS encoding pyridoxal phosphate-dependent aminotransferase produces MESSKRVSSINLSEIRRMFEIAGENAISLGLGEPDFKTPQNIIDAATQAMNEGFTHYTSNMGIIELREAIADKLEKENGISSSADSVIVTVGASEAVYVCMQALINPGDEVLIPDPGFLSYSACAKLADGVPVGIKIKEENDLRMTCDDVLESITPKTKAIILNSPSNPIGSVMKKKDVKGIAEIADDNDIYIISDEVYEKIIYDSKHYSAGQFSENAITINAFSKTYAMTGFRIGYISANDSIAEELLKVHQYIAACASSMAQKAALEALEGPQNSVKSMVSEFKKRRDLIIKRLSGMGIDCPVPEGAFYVFPKVDNPEKFVSDGLKKGVVMVNGKAFGEQGSDHVRLSYATAYDKLEEAMDRLESN; encoded by the coding sequence ATGGAATCATCGAAACGCGTAAGTTCTATAAATCTATCAGAAATTCGTAGAATGTTTGAAATAGCAGGTGAGAATGCAATTAGTCTTGGGCTTGGAGAACCAGACTTTAAAACACCTCAAAATATTATTGACGCCGCAACACAGGCCATGAATGAAGGTTTTACCCATTACACATCTAACATGGGAATTATTGAATTGAGGGAAGCCATAGCTGATAAGCTTGAAAAAGAAAATGGAATAAGTTCCTCTGCAGATTCTGTTATTGTGACTGTTGGGGCCAGTGAAGCTGTCTACGTCTGTATGCAGGCACTGATAAATCCAGGAGATGAAGTTTTAATACCGGATCCTGGTTTTCTTTCCTACTCCGCATGTGCAAAACTTGCAGATGGTGTTCCTGTGGGAATCAAGATTAAAGAAGAGAATGATCTTAGGATGACCTGTGATGATGTGCTTGAATCAATTACACCTAAAACTAAGGCCATTATCCTAAATTCACCATCCAATCCAATTGGGAGTGTGATGAAAAAGAAGGATGTCAAGGGCATTGCAGAAATTGCAGATGATAATGATATTTACATAATCTCTGATGAGGTTTATGAGAAGATCATATACGATTCCAAACATTACAGTGCTGGTCAGTTCTCAGAAAATGCAATAACCATCAATGCTTTTTCTAAAACTTATGCCATGACGGGTTTTAGAATTGGATACATATCTGCAAACGATAGCATAGCAGAAGAACTTCTTAAGGTTCACCAATACATAGCAGCCTGTGCTAGTTCAATGGCACAAAAAGCAGCACTTGAAGCCCTTGAAGGTCCTCAAAACAGTGTCAAAAGCATGGTATCTGAATTTAAAAAACGTAGAGATTTGATTATTAAACGATTATCAGGAATGGGAATTGACTGTCCAGTACCTGAAGGAGCATTTTATGTATTTCCAAAGGTAGATAATCCCGAAAAATTTGTTTCAGATGGTTTAAAGAAGGGTGTTGTTATGGTTAATGGTAAAGCATTTGGAGAACAAGGATCCGATCATGTTCGTCTATCCTATGCAACAGCCTATGACAAGTTGGAAGAAGCCATGGACAGGTTAGAATCCAACTAA
- a CDS encoding CBS domain-containing protein encodes MMLNELKVEDVMSSKVITVSPSEDVVFAFEKLMKHKISSLPVVEDNKLMGIVTATDLGHNLVLDKYEIGTIVEKVMVTDVVCVKPDDDLLTAVKKMNEHGSDEEIINQLVVCSGDKIKGIISDGDIIKSIKS; translated from the coding sequence ATGATGTTAAATGAGTTAAAAGTTGAAGATGTGATGAGCAGTAAAGTCATAACAGTTTCACCATCTGAGGATGTAGTATTTGCATTCGAGAAGTTGATGAAGCATAAGATCAGTTCGTTACCAGTTGTTGAAGACAATAAACTTATGGGAATAGTAACTGCCACAGATTTAGGACACAACTTGGTTCTTGACAAGTACGAGATAGGAACCATTGTTGAGAAAGTTATGGTGACTGATGTTGTGTGTGTGAAACCTGACGACGATCTTTTAACAGCTGTGAAAAAGATGAATGAACATGGATCAGACGAGGAAATAATCAATCAGCTGGTTGTATGTTCTGGAGATAAAATTAAGGGAATCATTTCCGATGGTGACATCATAAAATCAATTAAAAGTTAA